CGAGCAGAATAATTACCGGGCGCGGCTCACCTGCTTCCCAGCGGGGAATCCAGCTGAGCGCTTCTTCGCCGTCACGCGCGACTTCCAGCGGGTTCGTCAACTTGCGACGGGTGAAGGCACGCCGGGTGAGATCGACGTCCATCGGGTTGTCTTCGACCAACAGAATAGGGGCATTTAAGTCAGTCATCGCTGCCTCGGTATCTCTACGTAAAACGTAGCACCCTGGCCCGGCGCGCTTTCGGCCCAGATTCGCCCACCGATGCGCTCCACGGCTTTGCGCACGATCGCCAGGCCAACTCCCGTGCCTGCATAGTCCTCGGCGCGCTGGAGGCGCTGGAAGATGTCAAAGATACGGTCATGATATTGCATATCGAAACCAACGCCATTGTCGCGCACCCACACGATGCAGCGATCCGTCGTCGTTCGCGCGCCGATGTCGATCTGTGGGTTGTCTACACTGTGGCTGAACTTGAGTGCGTTGTCCAGCAGGTTGCGCAGCGCAATCGTCAACCCGTTCGGATCGGCAAAGACCTCCACGTCCGGCACGTTCGTCGTGATGGCGGCGTTCATTGACTGCGCTTCGTGCACGCATTCCATGACGAGCATATCGACCAGCGGGCGCAGCTCGATCTGACGCGTGTGCAGTTCGCGGCGTTCCAGACGCGAATAGGCCAGCAGGTCTTCGATGAGCTGGTTCATCTGTTCGGTGGCGTGGCGAATGTTGGTCAGAAAGATGCGTCCCTCGTCGTCCAGGCGCGCAGTGTAGTCTTCGAGCAGCAGGCGGCTGTAGCCGTCGATGCCACGCAGGGGCGCTTTCAGGTCATGCGACACGGAATAGGTGAACGTCTCAAGCTCGCGCGTTTTAGCCTCCAGCCGTGCGGTGCGCTCGACGACGCGCTGCTCAAGCTCCGCGTTCAGCCGGTTGATGGCCTCGGCGGCCTGCTTGTCCGCGGTGATTTCCAGGCTGAGGACGAAGATTCCCTCCGAGACAGGGTGGACACTGGTGCGGAACCATGCCGAGCTGTCATCCGCGTAGAAAAACTCGAATTCTTCCATGTGAGAAATGCGCTTTTCCATGCACATCCGCATGACGTCGAACAAGTGCGTCTCTTCGATGCCTGGATAACATTCCATCATGGTATGCCCGAGTAGATCCTGCTTTGGCTGGCGTCCGTAACGGGCGGCAGCATCGTTGACGTAGAGGTAGCGCCAGTCAAACCCGATGATCTGACAGCTCTCCAGCATAGTTTCCAGCGCGTGCAGGTAGCGATCTTCTGTCTCGTGCGCGATTTCCTTCGCCTGCACCAGTTCTGTGATGTCCTGCAGCGTCCCGATGAGCCGGACAGGGTGGCCGTTCGCGTCAAATTCCGGGGCAGTATTGCCGATGAAGTGCCGGACCGGGCCGTGATCGGGATTGGTGCGAAAGTTGAAGGTCACGGGCTGGCTGCTTTCTATAGCGTGCCGGTTCGCCTCACTGACAGTCTCCCGATCCTTGGGATGAATTTCCGCCAGGTAATCGTCGATCGTAGGGGTTCCGTTGGAGGGGTCGAGGCCAATCAGTCGGAACGCTTCTGCGGACCATGTCAGTGTCCCGGCGACCAGATCTCTCGCCCAGCTGCCCAGTCTGGCCAGTTCGTGGGCCTGGGTCAACTGCATCTGGCTTGCACGCAGCGCCTGCTCGGTTTGTTGGCGTTCGAAGATGGTCTGTTCCAACTCGGCGGCATGGCGGCTGAGCGCTTCGTTCAGGCGGACCTGTTCGAGAGCGATCGCCAGCTCGGTGGCGACTTCGGCGACGATGTCCCGGTGTTCCGCCGTGAAGAACGACGGCGTGAGTGTGGCCAGGGCGATCGCCCCGCTAAGCCGCTCGTTCACGAGGATCGGCACGTATAAAAATGCCCGCATGCCCTTGGCGACCATCAGCGTGCAGGTTGGGTCGTCGGGCACGGCTTCGCCCTGCGCATCGTGAATGATCTTGACCTGTCCCGACTCTATATCCTTGATCCAGCAGGGCGGGGCGGCCAGGCGCTGCATGGCGTAGGGAACATCGTCGGCGCCGGTCGCAGACAGCGCCAACCAGTCGCCGCCGGCCTGCGGATCGATCATGCCGACTGTGATCGCATCACAGTGGATCGTGTGGTACAGGTGGCGGATGGCAGTCCCGGCGACGTGCTGAATGGAGCGCGCTTCGATGATATTACGATCGAGGCTGTGCAGGTTTTCGAGCCGCTGCACGGTCCGGTTGCGCGCGGCCTGGCTTTGCTGCAGCGTGGTCATTTCGTGGCGAATAAGGACGTAGAGCAGAAGTGCTGTGAGCGAGACGAATCCCCAACCCTTGTACGTCTGTGCTGCCGAAAGCCAGTCCGTGGACGATGATATCGCTTCGAGAATCCGGTCGGACACGACGATCCACAACCCTGCGATCAGGGCATATCCGAACGCGATGCGTAAGGCGAATGACGGACCCGTGAGTTTCATGGTTCGTTCATACCATCCTTGAACCGGTATATTCCGCTTCAACACCCCCGTCGCGTTGGATAATCCGATCCCGCTTACTGCCTGGGCCATAGTCGGTGGCCCAATTCTAGTTACTTGTGACGGTAAACATACCACACAACGATTTTCTGCGCTTCTTGGCCGCTGTTTCACGCGGGGCCTTTCTCAGAAACCATGTGCAAAGTTACGTCGATTCGCGTTTACCCCACCCCAGACCCCTCCCCAGTGGAGAGGGAAGAGCCTCAAAACCTGTTTTTCTCCCTTCCCTCCTGGTAGGGGAAGGGCTGGGAATGGGGGTTCTCAAACGGTTCTCAAGGTGACGTGATGGGGCGACCGCAGTGTGTTTGAAGGCATCGCGGCCAGCGCGAAAGTTCCGGTATAATAGGAAAGGATCGAACCACGCAGGAGGTTCACTATGCTCACCCTGAAGATCAAACCCTCCAACGATGCCGACGTGCTGATCGTCGGCGCAGGTCCGGCAGGCGCAGCCGCCGCCGCGCACCTGGCGCGGGCGGGGCTGCGCGTCGCGCTGATCGACCAGCACGCCTTCCCACGCGACAAGGTCTGCGGCGATTTCGTCGGCCCGGTCGCGCTGGTGGAACTCCAGCGGCTCGGTGTGACCGAGTTCCCCGATTACCGCCAGACGAATGTGATTCGCGGTGCGGCGGTGCACCTCGACGGCAGGCGTCTGATCGTCAGCGATATGCCGGAGGTATCCGGCCTGCCCGCCTATGGCCGCGTGATCCCGCGTTTGCAGCTTGACGCCTGGATCGTGGACGCGGCGCGTGCGTCCGGCGTGCAGATCTACGAAGGCTGGCGCGTGAAGGGGTACACGGTTGATGCGGACGGCGTGACGGTCCAGGCGGAACGGCGCGGCGAGGCGCGGACGTGGCGCGGGCGCGTGCTGATCGGCGCGGACGGCAGCAGTTCGCTGATCGCGCGCCAGATGCATGGCCAGCCGCCCGCCGATGGTGACCGGATCATCGCCGTGCGCGCCTATTATGAAGGCGTCAGCGGCCCGGCGGATCAGGCGGATCTGTACTTTTCCAGTTCGAGTTTTCCCGGCTATTACTGGTTATTCCCGACCGGGCCGGACACGGCGAACGTGGGCATCGGCATGCTGTTGGAAACGCTGCCCCCCGCCACGGAGCACCTGCCCAAGCTGCTCGATCAGCTCATCGCGGACGATCCCGCCTTCGCGGAACGTCTGGACGGCGCGCGACGCGTGGGCAAAGTCTCCGGCTGGCCGCTCTCCACCTACAACCCCGCCATCTCGCCCACGGCGGATCGTGTGCTGCTGGTCGGGGACGCCGCCGGGCTGATCAACCCGCTCAACGGCGAGGGCATCCAGTATGCACTGCTGAGCGGGCGCTGGGCCGCCGAGACGATTCTGAGCGCCGCCGCCCGTGACGATTTTTCTGCTGTCGCGCTGAAGCCTTACGTGGACTGCCTGCACCACGACTTGCGCTATGACATGGCGCTTGCCGGGCTGATCGTGCGGCTCATCCGTAACCGGACGCTGAACCCGGTCTGGATGCAGGCCCTGCGCGTGATCCTGTCGCGGGCGCGCGTCGATCCGCGCTATGCGGACATCACGGGCGGCGTGCTGGCGGGCATCGAACCGGCCAGCAGCGTGATCCAGCCGCGTATCGTGGGCGGTACGGCGCAGCAGGCGGCGATGGCGATCGGGCTGGGGGCGGTCAAGCAGGCCCTGCACGGTCCCCGGCATGTGCTGCGGGCGAGCCGCCGCGCCGCCGGATCGAGCGTGGCATTGGCAGCGGAAACGGCCAGCCATCCCGTCGAGTATGCGCAGTGGGGCGCGGGTGTCGCGTGGGGCGCGGCGGAATTGGCCGGGCAAATGGCCCGCCACCTGCGCACGCCGGAGGATCCAACGCCCGAAGCGACCGAGTTGCCGTCGTCGGCTGTAACGCTGCGTTTGGGCGGGGAGTAAGGGCGGGTTTTTACTTATGGAGGGTCGGCGATCTAAACGGCCTTATTTTCCCCTGGTAACGTGGTTTTCTCCCCTCTCCAGCCCAGACTGGAGAGGGGCCGGGGGTGAGGTCGTGTTTGCTCTTACTTTGGGCTAACGGCTACCTGCTAATCGCTGTGCCCTACAGATCCCGCTCGATCATATACAGAACGATATCCTCGACGAAGCGCTTGTCCTCGCTGTCCGGCAGACCGCCGTACGCCAGCACGAACTCCTTCAGCGCTGCCCCGGCGAGCTGGTGCGCGCTGGCCCTCGCGTATTCCAGGCTCCCGTACTTGCCCATGAGCTTGTAGACCCATCGCACGTCGTTCTCGCTGCGGTCAAGGCGCGGCGTCGCCAGGAAGCGCTGCAAGCGCGTGTGCTCGCGTGGGGTGGCATGGTTCAGCGTGTGGATCAACATCAGCGTGCGCTTGCCTTCCCAGATGTCGCCGCCGATCTCCTTGCCGTACTTCACCTCGTCGCCTGCCAGATTCAGCAGGTCGTCCTGGATCTGGAACGCCGCCCCCATGAAGTAGCCGAAGCGGTTGAACCGGTCAGGATCGGCGGCCCCGCCGGAGCCGACTACGGCCCCGATCCGGCATGGGTGGATGCAGGTGTACCAGCACGTTTTTTTGAGCGTCATGCGCAGGTAGTCGCCGTCGCTCAAGTCGCACACGTTGTCGCGCACCCAGCCCAGTTCGAGCGCCTGGCCCTCGACCGACTCGCTGACCATGTGCTCGATTTCGGCAAACACACGCCAGGTAAGGGTCGGGCCCAGGCGCTGGAGGTTATCCATCAGCGGGCGGATCGAAAGCACGTTCATCGCGTCGCCCACGTTGACCGCCACCGGCAGCCCGAACTCGGAGACAAGCGTCGGGCTGCCCCGCCTGTTCAGGCTGCCGTCTTCCACGTCGTCGTGGACCAGGAACGCGTTGTGGAACAGCTCAATCGCCACCGCCGACATCAGCACGCTGCTGGCGCTGCCGCCAAAAGCCCGGCACGTGGCGATGCACAGCGCCGGGCGCAGCCCTTTACCCGATCGCTGCGGGTAGAGCGGGATCAGATCGTACAGGTAGCGGCGCGGCTCCTTGTCGGGCAGCAGGGCCAGCAGGCGCTCCATCGTCATCGTCTTGTAGCGATCCAGCATCTCGACCACAAACGCCGAGCGCTCGGTGGCGGTTGTCATGCGCGCGCCATTCCCCTTTACGCGATCTGGAGCGTCAGCACGGCGCGTAACTGGTCCATGCGGCTCGCTTGCAGCAGCCCGGAATACGTGCCCGGCGCGGTGCCCTCCGGCACCTGCACGATCACGGTGACGGTGGTGGCCTGTTTCGGCTCGATGACCAACCGCTCCGGCGAAAACGAGATCTGCTGCGCGGCGATGCGCGCGCCGTCCGTATTCATCAGATCCGAGCTGTAAAACGAGAACGCCTCGATCGGCTTGTCGCCTTCGTTTTCGAGCCGCATCGGGATCTCGACCGTTTCCCCCGGCGTGGCGATGGTCGGCACGGCCAGCGACGGGATCGCGCTGGCAGATGGTCTGCCGCCGCTGCCGGAGCTGGTGCGCGGCTGCCCCAGCCCGATCTTGACCGCGCGCTCGCTGAGGTCGGTCATCGTGTTGGTCGCCACGTTTACGAGGTCGAGCAGGATGTCCACCACGTCGTGCGCGTCTTTGCGGAAGCGCTGGATCACCGCTTGCGAATCCGCGCTGCGCAGCCGCTCCACGTCTACCACGCGTTGCTCGATATTCTGCGTCGCGTTGATCCCGGCGGCGATCTCCTCCTCCAGAATCGAGGCCGCGCGGTTGACGATCTGCGAGGTTGCGCCCGCCATGCCCGCCAGCAGGTCGAGCTGGCCCGACAGCCGCGACGATCCGCCGTCGCCATTGGTGGATGGCGCAGGAGCGGCAGCGATCGCGGGATCGATGGGCGCTACGGCTTTGGGCGACGCGCGCCGCGAGCGCGTGGACTTTGGCGCGGAACGGGGCTTCTTGGTCGGTTGTTCGCTCATAGCTTAAAGCTCCTCCCGGCAGCCGGACAGGCGCGTCCGGCCCCGGATCGTGATTGAGATAACCGGACGGTCGAAAATGGTGATCCCGATGGTGTAGTTGCTCTCAGCGCAGATTGGCTCGCACAGGCTGATGCACAGCGGGATGGCGTCCGTCGCGCGCATCGCCATGTTCATGGCGACTTGCAGCGGGCGCTCCGGCAGCGACGCGACGATCACGTGCGCGGGGGTGTCTTCGAACCCCACCGTGACCGGCAGGGGATCGCCGTCCGCGAACTCGTGCGCGAGCCGGGCTGGCTCCGGCGGCCAGCTCAGGATGTGGATGTTTTGCTCGTCGGCCATGTGTCTACTCCTTGCCCGGCTTATCTTGCGGCTTCCGGGTGATCTGCGCGATGCACAACTCGATCAACAGCCCTTCGTTGCCCCCACCGTAAATCACCACGCGGACGATGCCCTCCGCCTCCACGGTGATCGTGACGAGTCCCTGCTGGTTGGGCGGTGAGGCAGCCTGACCGACCATGTTGCCGTCCGCATCGTAGGCGTCCAGCACGATCGGCTTGGACGTACCGCTCATCACGCGGGCGATGACGTGGTTGGCCTCGAACGGCAGCGCGATGTCCACGCCGTCGTCGGGGAACTGGAGCTTGCCCTGGTTGGCGGGTTCGCCCCAGAAGGCGATCATCAGCGGCAGGCCGCTGCGCGACTTGAACTTGAACCCGTTCTTTTCGTAGTCGTCGGGCAGTCGGGTAGGCTTGCGCTCGTCGGCCCAACCAACGCACGCGCGCTGATCCTTCGGCGGCGGTTCTTCCTCCGGCGCGCACTCGTGGATCGGGCACGGGTAGGGGATGAAGTCCACGTCGTCGAAGTACGCGATGGCGCGTTCTTCGCTGGACTGCGAGTCGAGGAACACGGTGATGCGCCGCTTGGTCGCGGTGACGCGTACCAGCAGCATGGCCCAGTCGCGCTGTTCCGCGCCCTGCGACCAGACCACGTCCGGCGAATCGGGGTTGGTCCCGCCCGCCGGATCGACGCCCAGGCGGCAGATCCCGCCGCCGCGCTCGTCGAGGTGATACCACGCGATGAGCTGGTAGTCCCAACCAACATTCGCGCCGATCGACTGCATCAGCCCGGCGCGGAAGACGCGGCTGTCGCCGATCTGCTGCGAGCGCTGCCCGCCGTGCACGATGATCTCCTCGCCCTGGAAGAGCTGGCCCGCGCTGCCGGGCGTGAAGGCGCTGGTACTCGTGCCGGGCACATTCCCGTAGGGTTCCCAGTCGTTGGCGACCTCGCCGACGAGGCGCTGGCGGAAGCCGCCTTCGAAGTCGGTGTTCTTCAGGCGCACCACGCGCACGATCACCTCGTCTGCGCCCACGCCGCCGT
This sequence is a window from Aggregatilinea lenta. Protein-coding genes within it:
- a CDS encoding ATP-binding protein, encoding MKLTGPSFALRIAFGYALIAGLWIVVSDRILEAISSSTDWLSAAQTYKGWGFVSLTALLLYVLIRHEMTTLQQSQAARNRTVQRLENLHSLDRNIIEARSIQHVAGTAIRHLYHTIHCDAITVGMIDPQAGGDWLALSATGADDVPYAMQRLAAPPCWIKDIESGQVKIIHDAQGEAVPDDPTCTLMVAKGMRAFLYVPILVNERLSGAIALATLTPSFFTAEHRDIVAEVATELAIALEQVRLNEALSRHAAELEQTIFERQQTEQALRASQMQLTQAHELARLGSWARDLVAGTLTWSAEAFRLIGLDPSNGTPTIDDYLAEIHPKDRETVSEANRHAIESSQPVTFNFRTNPDHGPVRHFIGNTAPEFDANGHPVRLIGTLQDITELVQAKEIAHETEDRYLHALETMLESCQIIGFDWRYLYVNDAAARYGRQPKQDLLGHTMMECYPGIEETHLFDVMRMCMEKRISHMEEFEFFYADDSSAWFRTSVHPVSEGIFVLSLEITADKQAAEAINRLNAELEQRVVERTARLEAKTRELETFTYSVSHDLKAPLRGIDGYSRLLLEDYTARLDDEGRIFLTNIRHATEQMNQLIEDLLAYSRLERRELHTRQIELRPLVDMLVMECVHEAQSMNAAITTNVPDVEVFADPNGLTIALRNLLDNALKFSHSVDNPQIDIGARTTTDRCIVWVRDNGVGFDMQYHDRIFDIFQRLQRAEDYAGTGVGLAIVRKAVERIGGRIWAESAPGQGATFYVEIPRQR
- a CDS encoding NAD(P)/FAD-dependent oxidoreductase; translation: MLTLKIKPSNDADVLIVGAGPAGAAAAAHLARAGLRVALIDQHAFPRDKVCGDFVGPVALVELQRLGVTEFPDYRQTNVIRGAAVHLDGRRLIVSDMPEVSGLPAYGRVIPRLQLDAWIVDAARASGVQIYEGWRVKGYTVDADGVTVQAERRGEARTWRGRVLIGADGSSSLIARQMHGQPPADGDRIIAVRAYYEGVSGPADQADLYFSSSSFPGYYWLFPTGPDTANVGIGMLLETLPPATEHLPKLLDQLIADDPAFAERLDGARRVGKVSGWPLSTYNPAISPTADRVLLVGDAAGLINPLNGEGIQYALLSGRWAAETILSAAARDDFSAVALKPYVDCLHHDLRYDMALAGLIVRLIRNRTLNPVWMQALRVILSRARVDPRYADITGGVLAGIEPASSVIQPRIVGGTAQQAAMAIGLGAVKQALHGPRHVLRASRRAAGSSVALAAETASHPVEYAQWGAGVAWGAAELAGQMARHLRTPEDPTPEATELPSSAVTLRLGGE
- a CDS encoding polyprenyl synthetase family protein — its product is MTTATERSAFVVEMLDRYKTMTMERLLALLPDKEPRRYLYDLIPLYPQRSGKGLRPALCIATCRAFGGSASSVLMSAVAIELFHNAFLVHDDVEDGSLNRRGSPTLVSEFGLPVAVNVGDAMNVLSIRPLMDNLQRLGPTLTWRVFAEIEHMVSESVEGQALELGWVRDNVCDLSDGDYLRMTLKKTCWYTCIHPCRIGAVVGSGGAADPDRFNRFGYFMGAAFQIQDDLLNLAGDEVKYGKEIGGDIWEGKRTLMLIHTLNHATPREHTRLQRFLATPRLDRSENDVRWVYKLMGKYGSLEYARASAHQLAGAALKEFVLAYGGLPDSEDKRFVEDIVLYMIERDL